In one Thioclava sp. ES.031 genomic region, the following are encoded:
- the metZ gene encoding O-succinylhomoserine sulfhydrylase has product MTERKTRTKLVHDGIRRSQYGELAEAMFLTQGFAYPSAEAAEARFLNASDDEFIYARYGNPTTRMFEDRMASIEGTEDAFACASGMAAINGALTCLVKAGDHIVAARQMFGSCLHVLKVLQGFGVDVTLVDGTDLDAWRAAMRPETKVCFFESVSNPGLEVMDVEGIVKIAHEGGATVVVDNVFASPVFSRAVELGADVIVYSATKHIDGGGRVLGGVVLGSKEYIRGPLETYVKHTGGAMSPFHAWVLLSGLQTLDLRVRAQAANAAAVASAVAGHEKLARTVYPGLMDHPQHALAMEQMGSGGTMLALDLKGGKEAAFRFLNALQIVSISNNLGDAKSIATHPATTTHKNLSEEERAAIAITPGLIRISMGIEDGGDLIADIKGALDAA; this is encoded by the coding sequence ATGACCGAGCGCAAGACCCGCACCAAACTCGTCCATGACGGCATTCGCCGCAGCCAATATGGCGAGCTGGCCGAGGCGATGTTCCTGACGCAGGGCTTTGCCTATCCGTCGGCCGAAGCCGCCGAGGCGCGGTTCCTCAACGCCTCCGACGACGAGTTCATCTATGCGCGCTACGGCAACCCCACCACGCGCATGTTCGAAGACCGGATGGCCTCGATCGAAGGCACCGAAGACGCTTTCGCCTGCGCCTCCGGCATGGCCGCGATCAACGGCGCGTTGACCTGCCTCGTGAAGGCGGGCGATCACATCGTGGCCGCGCGCCAGATGTTCGGCTCCTGCCTGCATGTGCTGAAAGTGCTGCAGGGCTTCGGCGTGGATGTGACGCTGGTCGACGGCACCGATCTCGACGCGTGGCGCGCCGCGATGCGCCCCGAGACGAAGGTCTGCTTCTTCGAGAGCGTATCGAATCCGGGCCTCGAAGTGATGGATGTCGAAGGCATCGTGAAAATCGCCCATGAGGGCGGCGCGACGGTGGTGGTGGACAACGTCTTCGCCTCGCCGGTTTTCTCGCGTGCAGTGGAACTTGGCGCAGATGTGATCGTCTATTCCGCGACCAAGCATATCGATGGCGGCGGGCGCGTGCTCGGCGGTGTCGTGCTGGGCTCGAAAGAGTATATCCGCGGCCCGCTGGAAACTTACGTGAAGCACACCGGCGGCGCGATGAGCCCGTTCCATGCCTGGGTTCTGCTGAGCGGGTTGCAGACGCTCGATCTGCGGGTGCGCGCGCAGGCGGCGAACGCGGCTGCCGTGGCCAGCGCCGTTGCGGGCCATGAGAAACTCGCCCGCACCGTCTATCCCGGCCTGATGGATCATCCCCAACATGCATTGGCGATGGAGCAGATGGGCTCGGGCGGCACGATGCTCGCGCTCGACCTGAAAGGCGGCAAGGAGGCGGCGTTCCGCTTCCTCAACGCGCTGCAGATCGTGTCGATCTCGAACAACCTCGGCGATGCGAAATCCATCGCTACCCATCCGGCGACGACGACCCACAAGAATCTGTCGGAAGAGGAGCGGGCGGCGATCGCGATTACCCCCGGTCTGATCCGCATTTCGATGGGGATCGAGGACGGGGGCGATCTGATCGCCGACATCAAGGGGGCGCTCGACGCGGCCTGA